A DNA window from Rhizobium jaguaris contains the following coding sequences:
- a CDS encoding alanyl-tRNA editing protein, with product MSVNALYRDDFYLSTAEAVVAAIHEDGGIELDQTCFYATSGGQPGDIGFFERADGSKIALGQTKHGATKDIIIHVPLEGETRPAVGEKLVLHVDWPRRYRLMRMHTACHLLSVVCQYPITGAAVGEDESRVDFDMSETIDKDEVTAKMMALVNENHPVFVQWITDEELAANPGIVKSKNVRPPIGLGRVSLVCIGENSVVDSQPCGGTHVSETQEVGAIYIAKIEKKGKENRRFRIRFGAPTDEA from the coding sequence ATGTCGGTGAATGCCCTTTATCGTGACGATTTCTATCTCTCGACCGCCGAAGCTGTCGTAGCTGCAATTCACGAAGATGGGGGCATCGAGCTCGATCAGACCTGCTTTTATGCCACCTCCGGCGGACAGCCGGGCGACATCGGTTTCTTCGAGCGCGCCGACGGTTCGAAAATCGCGCTTGGCCAGACCAAGCACGGGGCGACGAAGGATATCATCATCCATGTGCCGCTCGAGGGTGAAACGCGGCCTGCCGTCGGCGAAAAGCTCGTGCTGCATGTCGACTGGCCGCGCCGTTACAGGCTGATGCGTATGCACACGGCCTGCCACCTGCTCTCGGTCGTCTGCCAATATCCGATCACAGGTGCGGCCGTCGGCGAGGACGAAAGCCGCGTCGATTTCGACATGAGCGAGACGATCGACAAGGATGAGGTGACGGCGAAGATGATGGCGCTCGTCAACGAGAACCATCCCGTTTTCGTTCAGTGGATCACGGATGAGGAGCTTGCAGCCAATCCGGGTATCGTCAAATCCAAGAATGTGCGCCCGCCGATTGGTCTCGGCCGCGTCAGCCTTGTCTGCATCGGCGAGAACTCTGTCGTTGACAGCCAGCCCTGTGGCGGCACACATGTGTCCGAGACGCAGGAAGTCGGTGCAATCTACATCGCCAAGATCGAGAAGAAGGGCAAAGAGAACCGCCGCTTCCGCATTCGTTTCGGCGCGCCCACCGACGAAGCTTGA
- a CDS encoding cysteine synthase A has translation MTVHPSVLEAIGNTPLIKLKGASEATGSTILGKAEFLNPGQSVKDRAALYIIRDAERKGLLRPGGVIVEGTAGNTGIGLTVVAKALGYRTVIVIPETQSQEKKDALKLLGAELVEVPAVPYKNPNNYVKVSGRLAEQLAKTDPNGAIWANQFDNVANRQAHIETTAKEIWADTNGKIDGFICSVGSGGTLAGVAMGLHAFNKDIKIGIADPEGAALYEFYKNGELKSSGSSITEGIGQGRVTANLEGFKPDFAYQISDAEALPYVFDLVEHEGLCLGGSTAINIAGAARLAKDLGPGHTIVTILADYGNRYQSKLFNPDFLKSKGLPLPAYLTTNSDIPVPYENLA, from the coding sequence ATGACCGTCCATCCCTCCGTCCTAGAAGCGATCGGCAACACGCCACTGATCAAGCTAAAGGGTGCCTCCGAGGCGACGGGCTCGACCATTCTCGGCAAGGCGGAGTTCTTGAACCCCGGCCAGTCGGTCAAGGATCGCGCCGCGCTCTACATCATCCGCGATGCCGAAAGGAAGGGCCTGCTGAGACCCGGCGGCGTCATCGTCGAGGGCACGGCGGGCAATACCGGTATCGGCCTGACGGTGGTCGCCAAGGCGCTCGGCTACCGCACCGTCATTGTCATTCCGGAAACGCAGAGCCAGGAAAAGAAGGACGCGCTGAAGTTGCTCGGCGCCGAACTCGTGGAAGTGCCGGCCGTTCCCTACAAGAATCCCAACAATTACGTGAAGGTTTCCGGCCGGCTGGCCGAACAGCTGGCGAAGACCGACCCGAACGGTGCGATCTGGGCAAACCAGTTCGACAATGTCGCCAATCGCCAGGCCCATATCGAAACGACCGCCAAGGAAATCTGGGCCGATACCAACGGCAAGATAGACGGCTTCATTTGCTCGGTCGGTTCTGGCGGCACACTGGCGGGCGTGGCCATGGGTCTGCATGCCTTCAACAAGGACATCAAGATCGGCATCGCCGATCCCGAAGGTGCCGCACTTTATGAATTCTACAAGAACGGCGAGCTGAAATCCTCCGGCTCCTCGATCACGGAGGGTATCGGCCAGGGTCGCGTGACGGCTAACCTGGAAGGCTTCAAGCCCGATTTCGCCTATCAGATCAGCGATGCCGAAGCCCTGCCCTATGTCTTCGATCTGGTCGAACACGAAGGTCTTTGCCTCGGTGGCTCGACGGCCATCAACATTGCCGGCGCTGCGCGCCTTGCCAAGGATCTCGGCCCGGGCCATACGATCGTGACCATCCTCGCCGACTATGGCAATCGCTATCAGTCCAAGCTTTTCAATCCGGATTTCCTGAAGTCGAAGGGCCTGCCGCTGCCGGCATATCTGACGACGAATTCCGATATTCCTGTTCCTTACGAGAACCTAGCGTGA